One window of the Allosaccharopolyspora coralli genome contains the following:
- a CDS encoding Rv2578c family radical SAM protein produces the protein MRWEQQRVDFGQSVESQDAVRAETAALDLDLGALPERRGVPDGGGRAGLRLPDPVPIESGTDDAFAIEIRAKSIINRVPSASQVPFRWTINPYRGCGHACRYCFARNTHTYLDLDSGRDFDSKIVVKVNAAELARRELADPKWRREPIAMGTNTDPYQRADGVYRLMPGILAALRDHANPFSVLTKGTLILRDLDLYRQAAQVTDVSVAVSIGSLDEQLWRVVEPGTPSPRRRLDVIRRFGEIGIGCSVLMAPILPGLSDSDEQIDETVHGLMDAGATNVTPLVLHLRSGAREWYHHWLQDERPDLLPLYERLYRRGAYPPKSYQDDVVHRVREAQRRYGGRTVDDREQPARAHRGARPRAAVPSAGGGAARQLSLL, from the coding sequence ATGCGATGGGAACAGCAGCGCGTGGACTTCGGGCAGTCGGTCGAGTCCCAGGACGCCGTCCGGGCGGAGACGGCGGCTCTCGACCTCGACCTCGGTGCACTCCCGGAACGACGCGGTGTCCCCGACGGTGGCGGTCGGGCGGGGCTGCGGCTGCCGGACCCTGTCCCCATCGAGTCCGGAACGGACGACGCGTTCGCGATCGAGATCCGCGCGAAGAGCATCATCAACCGCGTACCGAGTGCCTCGCAGGTCCCGTTCCGGTGGACGATCAACCCCTACCGGGGGTGTGGGCACGCCTGCCGATACTGCTTCGCGCGGAACACCCACACCTACCTCGACCTGGACTCCGGCCGCGACTTCGACAGCAAGATCGTCGTCAAGGTCAACGCCGCCGAGTTGGCCCGTCGCGAACTCGCTGACCCGAAGTGGCGCAGGGAACCGATCGCGATGGGGACCAACACCGATCCGTACCAGCGCGCCGACGGCGTGTATCGCTTGATGCCGGGGATTCTCGCTGCGCTGCGGGACCACGCGAACCCGTTCTCGGTGCTCACCAAGGGAACCCTCATCCTGCGGGATCTGGACCTGTATCGGCAGGCGGCTCAGGTCACCGACGTCTCGGTAGCGGTGTCGATCGGATCGCTCGACGAACAGCTGTGGCGCGTGGTGGAGCCGGGCACGCCGTCACCGCGACGACGGCTCGACGTGATCCGCAGGTTCGGGGAGATCGGAATCGGCTGCTCGGTTCTGATGGCACCGATCCTGCCCGGCCTCAGCGACTCCGACGAGCAGATCGACGAGACCGTCCACGGCCTGATGGACGCGGGCGCGACGAACGTGACCCCACTGGTGCTGCACCTGCGTTCCGGGGCTCGCGAGTGGTACCACCACTGGTTGCAGGACGAGCGTCCCGATCTTCTCCCGCTCTACGAACGCTTGTACCGCAGGGGTGCGTACCCGCCGAAGTCCTATCAGGACGATGTCGTGCATCGGGTTCGAGAGGCGCAACGCCGGTACGGTGGCCGTACGGTCGACGATCGGGAACAACCGGCTCGAGCCCACCGCGGAGCGCGGCCGCGGGCGGCGGTGCCATCGGCCGGCGGGGGCGCTGCACGGCAACTGAGCTTGCTGTGA
- a CDS encoding GNAT family N-acetyltransferase — protein sequence MSSTIVRCTPSDSEHVTGVVRRAFQDNPVTGWLGATMTDDVDRDRLFHEYFRVFVDHALQRGQVEATADGHGVALWLLPDDEGPAEYEERMAAITGEYYPRFEALDSRMHAAHPEDRVHHLAFLAVEPGVQSRGHGTDLLLHHHATLDEQGVPGYLEASAPRNRALYERMGYTLTGATIDLPDGPSMWPMMKPPA from the coding sequence ATGAGCAGCACGATCGTTCGTTGCACCCCGTCCGACTCGGAACACGTGACCGGCGTCGTGCGTCGGGCGTTCCAGGACAACCCGGTGACCGGCTGGCTCGGCGCCACCATGACCGACGACGTGGACCGAGACCGGCTGTTCCACGAGTATTTCCGGGTCTTCGTAGACCACGCGCTGCAACGCGGCCAGGTGGAAGCGACCGCCGACGGACACGGCGTCGCGCTGTGGTTGTTGCCTGACGACGAGGGCCCCGCGGAGTACGAGGAACGCATGGCCGCGATCACCGGCGAGTACTATCCACGCTTCGAAGCCCTCGACAGCAGGATGCACGCCGCGCATCCTGAGGATCGGGTACATCACTTGGCCTTCCTCGCAGTCGAACCGGGTGTACAGAGCCGGGGCCACGGCACGGACCTGCTGCTGCATCATCACGCGACGCTCGACGAGCAAGGTGTTCCCGGGTACCTCGAAGCCTCGGCGCCGCGCAATCGCGCTCTCTACGAACGCATGGGCTACACCCTCACCGGCGCGACGATCGACCTTCCGGACGGGCCGTCGATGTGGCCGATGATGAAGCCACCTGCCTGA
- a CDS encoding APC family permease encodes MSRTLAERRVGSTTMISFVGAAAAPLMVVAALTSTAWAVTGFVGIPVVFLLIGAVLMLFAVGYTAMSRHVTNAGALYSYVTHGLGRPVGVGAAFIALIAYNGLQVGLYGALGVIGSELIAARLGVTVSWWILALVSWAAVAALGVLRIDINGRVLTLLLAAECAIILVADIVMIANPASGSVSFETLAPSNLATLAIGAPIVVTATAFVGFEAPTVYAEEARDPRRTVPLATFTALLVIAALYALSSWALTVNFGPDGIVAASQEQGPELLFNAVAAQLGGPAGDIARILLLTSIFAGLLSFHNTVARYSFALGREQVLPSVLGLTSRRSGSPKVGSVVQSSIGLVVLVLFAATGLDPMVHLFFTLGTGGGLGVLTLLAGTSISVVVFFARRRTAGASIPTMIAAVLSSLLLCTGVGLALSNMDVLLGVPPGTPVTWAIPALYVVALAVGVLWGLRMRRRSPDAYTLIGRGALAELGPVRD; translated from the coding sequence GTGAGCCGCACTCTGGCCGAGCGCCGTGTCGGCAGTACGACGATGATCAGCTTCGTCGGCGCGGCTGCCGCACCGTTGATGGTCGTGGCTGCACTCACGAGTACCGCCTGGGCGGTCACCGGGTTCGTCGGAATCCCGGTGGTGTTCCTGCTGATCGGTGCGGTGCTGATGCTCTTCGCCGTCGGCTACACCGCGATGTCCCGACACGTCACCAATGCGGGTGCCCTCTACTCGTACGTCACGCACGGCCTCGGTCGACCCGTCGGCGTCGGCGCCGCGTTCATCGCACTCATCGCCTACAACGGACTGCAGGTCGGCCTCTACGGCGCACTCGGTGTGATCGGCAGCGAGCTCATCGCCGCACGCCTCGGCGTCACCGTGTCTTGGTGGATACTCGCGCTCGTGTCCTGGGCCGCCGTCGCGGCGCTCGGGGTGCTGCGCATCGACATCAACGGACGGGTGCTCACCCTCCTGCTGGCCGCGGAGTGCGCGATCATTCTGGTGGCCGACATCGTCATGATCGCCAACCCGGCGTCCGGTTCGGTCTCCTTCGAAACGCTCGCCCCGTCGAACCTCGCCACGCTGGCGATCGGCGCACCCATCGTCGTCACCGCCACGGCGTTCGTCGGTTTCGAAGCACCGACGGTCTACGCCGAGGAAGCGCGCGACCCGCGCCGCACCGTTCCGCTCGCGACCTTCACCGCGCTGCTCGTGATCGCCGCGCTGTACGCACTGTCGTCCTGGGCGCTGACGGTGAACTTCGGTCCGGACGGAATCGTCGCGGCCTCCCAGGAGCAGGGCCCCGAGTTGCTGTTCAACGCCGTCGCCGCCCAACTCGGCGGGCCGGCGGGGGACATCGCACGCATTCTGTTGCTCACCAGCATCTTCGCCGGCCTGCTCTCGTTCCACAACACGGTCGCCCGGTACAGCTTCGCCCTCGGCCGCGAACAGGTCCTGCCGTCCGTGCTGGGACTGACCTCCCGCCGGTCCGGCTCGCCCAAGGTGGGTTCGGTGGTGCAGTCCTCGATCGGGCTGGTCGTGCTGGTGCTGTTCGCCGCGACGGGACTCGACCCGATGGTGCACCTGTTCTTCACCCTCGGCACCGGCGGGGGCCTCGGGGTGCTCACGCTGCTCGCGGGCACCAGCATCAGCGTCGTCGTGTTCTTCGCCCGACGACGAACAGCCGGGGCCTCGATACCGACGATGATCGCGGCCGTCCTCTCGTCGCTGCTGCTCTGCACCGGCGTAGGCCTCGCCCTGTCCAACATGGACGTTCTGCTGGGCGTTCCGCCTGGCACTCCGGTGACCTGGGCGATTCCGGCCCTGTACGTCGTCGCGTTGGCCGTCGGTGTCCTGTGGGGGCTGCGTATGCGGCGCCGCAGTCCCGACGCGTACACCCTCATCGGCCGCGGCGCCCTCGCCGAACTCGGCCCTGTCCGGGACTGA
- a CDS encoding GOLPH3/VPS74 family protein: MSATEPWNLAVDLFWLSQDDHSGKALLPATRCGLGIGSALLAELTIAEYVRLDDDLVVPIGSLPPPNTLADQVFTLMLTEPAPLPLGTWLSYLSRTARDDVGRYLEGQGLVHEHRSRLRRSTKWPPTDLNAAGKPESTLRLLVMGGRPWSVTDSVLCCLSDATGLLGHVLGAEDSRSARLAIPTVTDRLPPMIRSLLRHTRAALSAAVLSERR; this comes from the coding sequence GTGTCGGCGACCGAACCGTGGAACCTCGCTGTCGATCTGTTCTGGCTCTCCCAGGACGATCATTCCGGCAAGGCCCTGCTGCCCGCGACCCGATGCGGACTCGGCATCGGGTCGGCGCTCCTGGCGGAACTGACCATCGCCGAGTACGTGCGGCTCGACGACGACCTCGTAGTGCCGATCGGTTCGCTTCCGCCGCCGAACACGCTCGCCGACCAGGTCTTCACTCTGATGCTCACCGAGCCCGCGCCGCTCCCACTGGGTACCTGGCTGTCGTATCTGTCCCGGACCGCGCGCGACGACGTCGGCCGCTACTTGGAAGGCCAGGGACTCGTCCACGAACACCGATCCCGGCTGCGACGCAGCACCAAGTGGCCACCGACCGACCTCAACGCAGCGGGTAAACCGGAGAGCACGCTGCGCCTGCTCGTCATGGGCGGTCGCCCGTGGAGCGTGACCGACTCGGTGCTGTGCTGCCTGTCCGACGCGACCGGGCTCCTCGGACACGTGCTGGGCGCCGAGGACAGCCGCTCCGCCCGGCTCGCGATACCTACCGTGACTGATCGTTTACCCCCTATGATCCGATCGTTGCTGAGGCACACCCGCGCCGCACTGAGCGCCGCGGTGCTGTCCGAACGCCGATGA
- the aspS gene encoding aspartate--tRNA ligase: MMRTHEAGSLRTGHAGQSVTLTGWVARRRDHGGVIFIDLRDASGVAQVVFREGEMADRAHRLRAEFCVRVVGEVVHRPEGNENAEIGTGDIEVTATELEVLSESAALPFPLDEHVEAGEEVRLRHRYLDLRRSGPAKAVRLRSEANRIARNVLADREFVEVETPTMTRSTPEGARDFLVPARLQPGNWYALPQSPQLFKQLLMVGGIERYYQIARCYRDEDFRADRQPEFTQLDIEMSFVEQDDVIEVGEQVVRALWRELADHDIAGPIPRITYHEAMARYGTDKPDLRFGVELTELTDYFKDTPFRVFQAPYVGTVVMPGGADQPRRQLDAWQDWAKQRGAKGLAYVLVGEDGTFGGPVAKNLSDAEKDGLLQATGASPGDCVFFGAGDRASARALLGAARLEIGQRCALVDHDAWSFVWVVDAPMFENVADTDDVAMGHSRWTAVHHPFTAPNAEWADKFDSDPENALAWAYDLVCNGNEVGGGSIRIHRSDVQERVFGVLGITEQEAQEKFGFLLEAFQYGAPPHGGIAFGWDRLCMLLAGADSLRDVIAFPKSGGGFDPLTGAPAPITTQQRKEAGVDTPAKREKPEAGASN, from the coding sequence GTGATGCGCACGCACGAGGCCGGTTCGCTGCGAACCGGCCACGCCGGCCAGTCCGTGACCCTCACCGGCTGGGTCGCGCGTCGCCGTGATCACGGTGGAGTGATCTTCATCGACCTCCGCGACGCCTCCGGGGTCGCCCAGGTCGTGTTCCGCGAGGGCGAGATGGCCGACCGCGCGCACCGGCTGCGTGCCGAGTTCTGCGTCCGCGTCGTCGGCGAGGTCGTGCACCGCCCGGAGGGCAACGAGAACGCCGAGATCGGCACCGGCGACATCGAGGTCACCGCAACCGAGCTGGAGGTGCTCTCGGAGTCCGCGGCGCTGCCGTTCCCACTGGACGAGCACGTGGAAGCCGGCGAGGAGGTCCGCCTGCGCCACCGCTACCTCGACCTGCGCCGCAGCGGTCCGGCGAAAGCGGTGCGGCTGCGCAGCGAAGCGAACCGTATCGCCAGGAACGTGCTCGCCGACCGAGAGTTCGTCGAGGTCGAGACGCCTACGATGACGCGGTCCACCCCGGAGGGCGCACGGGACTTCCTCGTCCCGGCGCGGTTGCAGCCCGGCAACTGGTACGCGCTGCCGCAGTCCCCGCAGCTGTTCAAGCAGCTGCTGATGGTCGGTGGAATCGAGCGCTACTACCAGATCGCCCGGTGTTATCGGGACGAGGACTTCCGCGCCGACCGGCAGCCGGAGTTCACCCAGCTCGACATCGAGATGAGCTTCGTCGAGCAGGACGATGTCATCGAGGTCGGCGAACAGGTCGTGCGTGCCCTCTGGCGGGAGTTGGCCGATCACGACATCGCGGGCCCGATCCCGCGCATCACGTATCACGAGGCGATGGCCCGATACGGCACGGACAAGCCGGACCTGCGGTTCGGCGTCGAGCTCACCGAGTTGACGGACTACTTCAAGGACACGCCGTTCCGTGTGTTCCAGGCGCCCTACGTCGGTACGGTCGTGATGCCGGGAGGTGCCGACCAGCCCCGCAGGCAGTTGGATGCCTGGCAGGACTGGGCCAAGCAGCGCGGCGCGAAGGGCCTGGCGTACGTACTCGTCGGCGAGGACGGCACGTTCGGTGGTCCGGTCGCGAAGAACCTTTCGGATGCGGAGAAAGACGGCCTGCTGCAGGCCACCGGGGCATCGCCGGGTGACTGCGTGTTCTTCGGAGCGGGTGATCGTGCGTCGGCGCGGGCACTGCTCGGTGCGGCGCGACTGGAGATCGGACAGCGGTGCGCTCTCGTCGACCACGACGCGTGGTCATTCGTGTGGGTGGTGGACGCGCCCATGTTCGAGAACGTGGCCGACACCGACGACGTCGCGATGGGCCACAGCCGCTGGACCGCCGTGCACCACCCGTTCACCGCACCCAATGCGGAGTGGGCCGACAAGTTCGACAGCGACCCGGAGAACGCGCTGGCCTGGGCTTACGACCTGGTCTGCAACGGCAATGAGGTCGGCGGCGGGTCGATCCGTATTCACCGCTCCGACGTGCAGGAACGCGTGTTCGGCGTGTTGGGCATCACCGAGCAGGAGGCACAGGAGAAGTTCGGCTTCCTGCTCGAGGCGTTCCAGTACGGCGCACCCCCGCACGGTGGCATCGCCTTCGGCTGGGACCGGCTGTGCATGCTGTTGGCCGGGGCCGACTCGCTGCGCGACGTCATCGCGTTCCCGAAGAGCGGCGGCGGCTTCGACCCGTTGACCGGAGCGCCCGCGCCGATCACGACGCAGCAGCGCAAGGAGGCCGGAGTGGATACGCCGGCCAAGCGCGAGAAGCCCGAGGCTGGCGCGTCGAACTGA
- a CDS encoding carbonic anhydrase — translation MNFQHLVHQARRHSGVVPRERRLQWAAGQEPEALFITCSDSRVIPSAIAGAEPGKLFELRTAGNMVPEYRPDSASSEMATIEYAVLQLGVPEIVVCGHSHCGAVTALTARGSGLDRLPAMRNWLGVPDNGEVRTVTDPAVRSESQQHVRDQLDVLEGYPFVRERVADGRLRLHGWFFEIDTGNVLRCPDERTGADFLPL, via the coding sequence ATGAATTTTCAGCATTTGGTGCATCAAGCGCGGCGGCATTCCGGAGTTGTTCCGCGGGAACGCCGTCTCCAGTGGGCAGCGGGACAAGAACCCGAAGCCCTGTTCATCACCTGTTCCGATTCGCGGGTGATTCCCTCGGCCATCGCCGGTGCCGAACCCGGAAAGCTGTTCGAGTTGCGGACCGCAGGCAACATGGTTCCCGAATACCGTCCGGATTCGGCCTCGAGCGAGATGGCGACGATCGAGTACGCCGTCCTTCAGCTCGGTGTCCCCGAGATCGTCGTATGCGGACATTCGCATTGTGGCGCGGTGACCGCGTTGACCGCACGGGGTAGTGGGCTCGATCGGCTGCCTGCGATGCGCAACTGGCTCGGCGTTCCGGACAACGGCGAGGTCCGCACCGTGACCGATCCGGCGGTCCGTTCCGAGAGCCAGCAGCACGTGCGAGACCAGCTCGACGTGCTGGAGGGCTACCCGTTCGTCCGGGAGCGCGTGGCCGACGGACGCCTGCGTCTGCACGGCTGGTTCTTCGAGATCGACACCGGCAACGTGCTGCGGTGCCCGGACGAACGCACCGGAGCCGACTTCCTGCCGTTGTAA
- a CDS encoding SulP family inorganic anion transporter, protein MTSTDTTRAISGRSRGGVPKWPREYRGADFAASLVVFLVALPLCVGVAVASGVPAELGIVTGIVGGIVVGLLPGSTMQVSGPAAGLTVLVASAVADHGLQMLGVIVLGAGAIQLLLGLGGLGTWFRAISPAVVQGMLAGIGAVLILGQIYVVAGLEQPAETSAKFGGLGELVTTAFTTPQGLSGIGVAVLALLVATGWKKLPKPVSTVPGPLAAVVVAAGAAVALDLPLARIEVGSLLSAMTLPTAETVGGAFTPAVLGVMVTFALIASAESLFSAAAVDRMHDGPKTQFNKELVAQGAGNTICGVLGALPMTAVIVRSSTNVNAGARTKASRIMHGVWLLLFVVAMPGLLGFIPVAVLAALLLQAGWKLFELPQMVALLREQRAEGAIVLLTAGMIVATDLLLGTLVGLAAAVVKTAFEVSRLSVDHEHDDDHVRVRLDGTATFLRLPRLLEQLDRVPMVRSVHVDLSALRHLDRACHQAVETWAAQRRKNDCTVEVAMPAGVR, encoded by the coding sequence ATGACCTCAACTGACACGACCCGAGCGATCAGCGGCCGATCGCGAGGCGGAGTACCGAAATGGCCGCGCGAGTACCGGGGCGCCGATTTCGCCGCCTCGCTCGTGGTGTTCCTCGTCGCACTGCCGTTGTGCGTGGGCGTTGCCGTGGCCTCCGGCGTGCCCGCCGAGCTGGGCATCGTGACCGGCATCGTCGGCGGCATCGTCGTCGGCCTGCTGCCCGGAAGCACGATGCAGGTCAGCGGCCCTGCCGCGGGCCTGACGGTGCTCGTCGCCTCCGCCGTGGCCGACCACGGCCTGCAGATGCTCGGTGTGATCGTCCTCGGAGCCGGTGCGATCCAGCTGCTGTTGGGCCTGGGTGGGCTCGGCACATGGTTCCGGGCGATCTCCCCGGCGGTCGTGCAGGGCATGCTCGCCGGAATCGGGGCCGTGCTCATCCTCGGCCAGATCTACGTGGTGGCCGGTCTGGAGCAACCGGCCGAGACGAGTGCGAAGTTCGGCGGGCTCGGTGAGCTGGTGACCACCGCGTTCACCACGCCGCAGGGGCTCAGTGGTATCGGCGTCGCGGTGCTTGCCCTGCTCGTGGCTACCGGGTGGAAGAAGCTGCCGAAGCCGGTGAGCACGGTGCCGGGGCCGCTGGCCGCGGTCGTGGTGGCCGCAGGCGCCGCCGTGGCGCTCGATCTGCCGCTGGCGCGGATCGAGGTGGGGTCGCTGCTCTCGGCGATGACGCTGCCCACTGCCGAGACCGTCGGGGGAGCGTTCACTCCCGCCGTGCTGGGCGTGATGGTGACGTTCGCGCTCATCGCCTCCGCGGAGAGCCTGTTCAGCGCGGCGGCCGTCGACCGGATGCACGATGGGCCGAAGACCCAGTTCAACAAGGAACTCGTCGCGCAGGGCGCCGGGAACACGATCTGCGGTGTGCTCGGCGCGCTGCCCATGACTGCGGTGATCGTGCGGAGCTCGACGAACGTCAACGCCGGTGCGCGCACCAAGGCCTCCCGGATCATGCACGGCGTGTGGTTGCTGTTGTTCGTGGTCGCCATGCCCGGCCTGCTCGGGTTCATCCCGGTCGCGGTACTGGCCGCGTTGCTGCTGCAGGCGGGATGGAAGCTGTTCGAACTGCCGCAGATGGTCGCGCTGCTGCGCGAACAGCGGGCGGAGGGCGCCATCGTGTTGCTGACGGCGGGCATGATCGTGGCGACGGACCTGCTGCTGGGCACTCTCGTCGGACTGGCTGCCGCGGTGGTCAAGACCGCTTTCGAGGTCTCCCGGCTCTCGGTCGACCACGAGCACGACGACGACCACGTGCGGGTCCGCCTGGACGGCACGGCGACGTTCCTGCGCCTGCCCCGCCTGCTGGAGCAGCTCGATCGGGTTCCGATGGTGCGCAGCGTGCACGTCGACCTGAGCGCGTTGCGGCACCTCGACCGCGCGTGCCATCAGGCCGTCGAGACATGGGCGGCGCAGCGGCGAAAGAACGACTGCACCGTCGAGGTGGCCATGCCTGCGGGCGTGCGCTGA
- a CDS encoding replication-associated recombination protein A, translating to MSDGLFEDGLFGAEVDDRAGERIAEHAPLAVRMRPRSLDEVVGQQHLLGSGAPLRRLVEGAAPASVLLHGPPGTGKTTLANLVSQATGRRFVALSALSSGVKEVRAVIEEARKRLGRSAEATVLFIDEVHRFSKTQQDALLGAVEDRTVLLVAATTENPSFSVVSPLLSRSLVLQLHSLTDEDVRGLVRRAVEEERGLGAAFRLDEDAEAHLVALAGGDARRALTALEAAAESVESTGAEVIDLGTVEATVDKAAVRYDRDGDQHYDVVSAFIKSIRGSDVDAALHYLARMVEAGEDPRFIARRLVVHASEDVGMADPTALQAAVSAAHAVQFIGMPEGRLALAQATIHLATAPKSNAVIAAIDAAMGDVREGKAGIVPPHLRDGHYAGAKKLGNAVGYQYPHGRSEGVLEQQYPPDELVDTDYYEPTSRGGERPLADRVPKLRDIVRGREQRHG from the coding sequence GTGAGTGACGGCTTGTTCGAGGACGGTCTCTTCGGCGCCGAGGTCGACGACCGCGCGGGTGAGCGGATCGCCGAACACGCTCCGCTGGCGGTGCGGATGCGTCCCCGCTCGCTCGACGAGGTCGTCGGCCAACAGCACCTGCTCGGTTCGGGTGCGCCGTTGCGGCGTCTCGTCGAGGGAGCGGCACCGGCTTCGGTGCTGCTCCACGGCCCGCCCGGAACCGGCAAGACCACGTTGGCGAACCTGGTCTCGCAGGCCACCGGACGTCGTTTCGTGGCGTTGTCCGCGCTGTCCTCCGGGGTCAAGGAGGTCCGGGCGGTCATCGAGGAGGCGCGTAAACGACTCGGGCGCAGCGCCGAGGCGACCGTGCTGTTCATCGACGAGGTGCACCGGTTCTCGAAGACCCAGCAGGACGCCCTGCTTGGCGCGGTGGAAGACCGCACGGTGCTGCTGGTGGCGGCGACGACCGAGAACCCTTCGTTCTCGGTCGTCTCGCCGCTGCTGTCCCGGTCTCTCGTGCTGCAGTTGCACAGCCTGACCGACGAGGACGTGCGGGGACTCGTGCGGCGTGCCGTGGAGGAGGAGCGAGGACTCGGCGCAGCGTTCCGCCTGGACGAGGACGCCGAAGCGCACCTCGTGGCGCTCGCGGGCGGCGACGCCCGGCGCGCGCTGACGGCGCTGGAAGCCGCCGCGGAGTCCGTGGAGTCGACCGGTGCCGAGGTGATCGACCTCGGCACCGTCGAGGCCACCGTCGACAAGGCCGCGGTGCGCTACGACCGCGACGGCGACCAGCATTACGACGTGGTGAGTGCGTTCATCAAGTCGATCCGGGGTTCGGACGTCGACGCGGCACTGCACTATCTGGCCCGGATGGTCGAGGCGGGAGAGGATCCGCGGTTCATCGCCCGCAGGCTCGTGGTGCATGCCAGCGAGGACGTCGGGATGGCGGATCCGACGGCGTTGCAGGCGGCGGTCTCGGCCGCGCACGCGGTGCAGTTCATCGGCATGCCCGAAGGCAGGCTCGCACTGGCCCAGGCCACGATCCATCTCGCCACCGCGCCGAAGTCGAACGCCGTCATCGCCGCCATCGACGCCGCGATGGGCGACGTCCGCGAGGGCAAGGCCGGCATCGTTCCCCCGCATCTGCGCGACGGTCACTACGCGGGCGCGAAGAAGCTCGGCAACGCAGTGGGGTATCAGTATCCGCACGGGCGGTCGGAGGGTGTGCTCGAACAGCAGTACCCACCGGACGAACTCGTCGACACCGACTATTACGAACCGACCTCCCGGGGCGGCGAACGGCCGTTGGCCGATCGGGTGCCGAAACTGCGGGACATCGTCCGGGGGCGCGAACAGCGTCACGGGTAG
- a CDS encoding 2-hydroxyacid dehydrogenase, with protein sequence MPRIVVTRSIPEPALELLRTAGEVDEFGAERAMTPDELREAVRGADAVVTAIPDRIDDAVAEAAGPQLRVVSTIAVGYDNLDVPALAARGVEVTNTPGVLVEATADITWGLLLSVTRRLGEGERLLRARQPWAFSLSFMLGTGLQDKTLGIVGLGHIGQAVARRGRAFGMEIAYSGRRRVDDDVESELDARFMELPELLEYADVVSLHCPLTPETRHLIDDAALRRMRSTAILVNTSRGPVVDEDALANALGRDEIAGAALDVFEDEPRVHPGLLDRDDVALAPHLGSATVETRTEMAMLAARNVVGVLGGDGPVTPIR encoded by the coding sequence GTGCCCCGCATCGTGGTGACCCGATCCATTCCCGAACCCGCGCTCGAACTCTTGCGCACCGCGGGTGAGGTGGACGAGTTCGGGGCGGAACGCGCGATGACGCCGGACGAACTGCGCGAGGCTGTCCGTGGGGCCGACGCGGTGGTCACGGCGATTCCCGACCGCATCGACGATGCCGTCGCCGAGGCTGCGGGTCCGCAGTTGCGGGTCGTGTCGACGATCGCGGTCGGCTACGACAACCTCGACGTCCCGGCGCTGGCCGCGCGTGGTGTGGAGGTGACGAACACGCCGGGTGTGCTGGTCGAGGCGACCGCCGACATCACGTGGGGTCTGCTGCTGTCGGTGACGCGCAGGCTCGGCGAGGGCGAGCGGCTGCTGCGCGCGCGCCAGCCCTGGGCATTCAGCTTGTCGTTCATGCTGGGGACCGGCCTGCAGGACAAGACACTCGGGATCGTTGGTCTCGGCCACATCGGGCAGGCCGTGGCGCGGCGGGGTCGCGCGTTCGGCATGGAGATCGCTTATTCCGGCCGGCGCCGGGTCGACGACGACGTGGAGTCCGAACTCGACGCGCGGTTCATGGAACTGCCGGAGCTGCTCGAGTACGCCGACGTCGTCTCGCTGCACTGCCCGTTGACACCCGAGACCCGGCACCTCATCGACGACGCCGCCCTGCGGCGGATGCGCTCGACCGCGATCCTGGTCAACACCAGCCGGGGGCCCGTTGTCGACGAGGACGCGCTGGCGAACGCACTGGGACGGGACGAGATCGCGGGTGCCGCGCTCGACGTCTTCGAGGACGAGCCGCGCGTGCACCCGGGGCTGCTGGACCGCGACGACGTGGCACTGGCTCCGCACCTCGGGTCGGCAACGGTCGAAACCCGCACGGAGATGGCGATGTTGGCTGCTCGTAACGTGGTGGGAGTGCTCGGCGGTGATGGGCCGGTGACCCCGATTCGGTGA